The Leptospira selangorensis genome segment GAAAAGAGAAATATACTGCCTGCTTTTTCGATTTTTCAGGATCTCCAATCCGTGAAGACGAACGTCCTCATCCGGATCCGCAGCCGCCATTCGAGGAATATTCCCGCGGTTATCAGGTATATTATTCTTATTTAATACTGTAAAAAATCTTCTGCGAAGAGCAGGAATATCGTCCGTAGCGAATTTATTGATCAGGTTCTGGACCCTTTCATCTTTGATCCAGATAGCAGATTCTAAAAAATATTCTCTATATACCGGATTATTTGAAACTGCAAGATCCAAAACATGAGGCATTGCTCTGTCGTCTTTGATCCCTTGCACATATCTATAAGAAGACTGTCTGACTTCAAAATCAGTATGGGTGAGTCCCGCAATCACCGCGTAGATCAGTCTTTTTTCTTTTTTTCGATCTGCGAGTTCGAGGATCCTTGTTTGGATCTCAATGTTTCGAGTAATTTTAAAAACAGTGTCTAACTCATTCGCCCAATATGGAGCGAGTGAATCCAAATCTTCTAACTCGGAAAATAACGCTAAGGAAGCGAAGATACTATCTTCTCTCGCTTCCGGTTCTGAAATAATTTTAGGAAGTTCTTTAACTAGATCCAAACGATTCTTGGATTTTATTTCGGAGATAGCTCTGGCCTGGGATCTTCCTTTGGAAAGGACGGACTCCTTAAATGGATCCTTTTGTTCTTCGGCGAAAATATTTCCGCCGAAATATAAAGTGAAGAATAGAACCAGACAAAAGAATGGAATTCTTTTCAGAAAAGACCGTCCCTCTTGGAGGAATCCTCCAATGCGGCCGTCGCGGCTCGCTTATTATCGTAAGCTTCCGTATTGGACGGATCTAAGTCTATTGCATTTTGGAAGGAACGGACCGCCTTTTTATATTCTCCATTCTTGTAAAATGCGACGCCCAGATAATTATAAGCGGTAGATGCAGTCTTAGGTTTTACTTCCGATCTTACGATCGAGGTCAATTCCTCGATCGCTTTTTCACGATCCAAAACCGAATTGGAATCCAATAGAATTTTAGAAAGAACCAAACGTCCTTCGTAATCTTCCGGATCCATATGAGCGGAACGATATGCCTCGTCTTTCGCTCTATTTTTCATATCGGGATCTTTGGATTTATTATATAGAAGTGCGAGCTTCTTATGAGCCTGTTTGATCTCATTTGAATTTCTGGATCTGTTCAACACTTGTAATAAGATCTTTTCAGCACTGGAAGATTCTCCCGTGCCCATATATGCTTCTGCAAGTTTCAAGGCTACTTTGTAGTAATCTTCTTTTTGTTTAAAGAGTGCGGAATATTCTTCTATAGCTTCTCTATAAAATTTATTTTCCAGATAATAATCGCCCAAGGCTTCCTTAGGTTTTATATCGTCCGGATCTAAATAAGATGCCTTGCGGAAATTCTCGATTGCTTGGGTTCCGTTGCCTGTATGTTTATAAACAAGACCTAAATTATAATATGCTTTTGCATTTTTAGGATTTAGATCTAAAACTCGGTTCAGATAGGTGATCGCTTCTCCATATCTTTCCATTTGATCTAAAACAACGCCTAAGTTTAATAATGCTGTCTCCGTAAAACTATCTCCAGGAGTAGAATCTACTATCCTTCTGTAAGTTTCTTCTGCAGCGAGAAGGTCCCCTTTATTATAATATGTTTCTGCGAGTTGGAATAATAAATCCAGATTGTTGGGATTATACTTCAGACCTTTTTGGAGTGCATTGATAGATTGCTCTCCTTGGTTCAATTGCTCGAAACCTTCTGCAATGGAACGGAATAATTCCGGATCGTTGGAACCGGCTTGGTTAGCAAGCTCCAGATATTTTACGGACTCTTCTAACTTACCGTTTTTCTTCAAGACGATAGAAAGATTATACAATGCCTTTGCATCGTTAGGAGTTATAGTTGCCGCTTCTCTAAAATAATGTTCTGCGGAAACATAATCCCCTCTATTATAGGAAATATTACCCAGATAAGAATTAGAAAGTGCTGCGAGTTTTCCTCCTCTCGCTCTCATCACCACAAGTTTGAAATGTTCTTCCGCCTGTGGGATCTCTCCTTTTTTAAAATAACTTAATGCAAGGTTATAAGTCAGATAAGGATCATCCGGAGAAGAGGAAAGTCCCTGCTTATATGCATCTATTGCTGCATCCGGATCATTGATCTCGTTAAAAAGATTCCCGGCCATTAGAGCAATACGGGGATCATTAGGCGCAATCTCTCTTGCTTTTAAAGCGGTACTTCTTGCAGCAGAATTTTGTCCGCTATGAGCATAGGCTAAAGTTAAATTATAATAAGCGTATACATTATTCCCATCTAGGGTGATTGCCTTCTGCAATGAATCGATCGCTTGAGGAAATCTTCCGTCCTCATCGTAGATCACTCCAAGCACTGTTAAGGCCAATGACTTCTCCTGGCTTGTAGCTGGACCGGTCAAAAACTCCGTGCAATAATCGAATGATTGCTTTCTATAATTCTGTTTATATAAAGTAACACATTTAGTCAGAAGTGGATTGTTTGTGCCATCAGGGAGATAAGGTCTTTGTAATTCCTGAGCCAAACTTCCCTTAGGCATCAAAGGAGATTTGCCGTCAGCGACTCCAGTTCCGAAACCTGGTTTACCTTCTCTGAAAAAAGAATACCAAATCGCAAGACCGATCAAAAGAAGAAGAGACGCAGCTAAGGCTCCCCAAGCAAATGCGGTCGGATTATAATGACGTCTGGGACGAAACTCTTCCGGTTCGTCTCCGTAATAATAAGAAGGTTTAGGTTCTTCCGTCTCCAGGAAGATTCGGTTCTTGCGGATCGGGTTTTCCATATCGGTTCGTCTCGTACTGAAGGATGGAATCCAAGATCCCGTTGATAAACGGAACCGAATTCTCGCTTTCAAATTCCTTAGTCAACTCGACCGCCTCGTCGATGGTGACTCTGGGCGGAATTTCCTTGGAATGCAATAACCCATAAATGGACAAACGTAGAATACATTTGTTCACCGGAGAAATTCTAGCAAAATCCCAATTCCTCGAGTACTTCTTGATGAGAGTATCGATTGTTTCCGCGTTTTTCACAACACCATTTATGATAGAAATGGCAAAATCCCTTTCTTCAGTTTCTATCTTTTTGTCGTACCAACGGAATTTTAGGACCTCAGACAATGCCGAATTCACCAGTTCCAACTGGTATAAAGCCATTAATGCGATTTCGCGGGACTTCCTTCTGGAAGAAGACATAGATTAGAGAAGCTTAAGAAGATTTGTCATTTCCACCGCAGTCAAAGCAGCCTCGTAGCCCTTATTACCTGCCTTGGTACCGGCTCTTTCAATGGCTTGCTCGATTGTATCTGTGGTCAAAACTCCGAAAATCACAGGCACTGAGTGTTGCACTCCGATAGAACCTACTTTTGCAGATTCTCCGGCAACAAAATCAAAATGAGCAGTAGCTCCTCGGATCACTGCGCCTAAACAAATGATGGAATCGTATTTTTTACTCTGTGCAGCTTTGGAAACTACGATCGGAAGTTCGTATGCTCCCGGGATCCTTACTACAGTGATATCTTTATCTTCGACTCCAGTTGCATGGAGTCCATCTATGGAACCTTTCAAAAGGCTTTCGACTATGAATTCGTTAAAACGGGAGACAACTATACAATGTTTTTGTCCCTTTCCGTCCAGCTTGGCTTTCAATTCTTGAGGCATCTGTTTCCTGGTTGCTTCTTATATCGAGAAAACACAAGTTACCCTGAGTGGCAACCGGAAAAGAAGCTTCCAAATCCAAATTCTGCATATTCCTGATCTTATTAGGAGTCCAGGTTTTCACCCTCTCTTCCTGTGAGACCATTCGATCTTTCTGGAAACCAAAAGACGCATTCATAAAAAGTTTAGATCTACCGGATTGGGTGCTTGAATCCTCCATCAAGCTCCGAATATTCAATGATTCTCCCAATGTAATCAATCCGGAAGACGCAATGCCGGAAGATGATATCGCTTCTTACGGAAACCAACTCAGAGTATTACTCGCAGTTTCACCTGCAGCGATGAGAGACATATATGAGATGGCAGGATGTTTGGACGGAAGCGATCTCATCAAGGTCCGCGGAAACAAAATGACGGATAGCGGAGAAGATATTTGGTTCGGACTGTGCAAGAGTGGAGCTCAAGACGCGATCGTATTCAGAGTATTAGAGATGGGAAACAACCAACTCTATTATTTATACGAAGAAGAGCTGATCAAAACCTGGGACGAATCCAAGAAGAATGCAAAAACAAATCCAGATAAATCGATGAGGCTCGCCACAAAGATCATAGAACATGAACCTGCTCATCCAGGTGCCAGACGATTATTGGGAAGTTTATACCTAAAGAACGGATATTGTCCCGGAGCAGTTCGCAATTATAGGATTTATTTGCGGATACTTCCACACTCTGCTGAAAAATCTAAAATAGATTCTCTACTTAAAAAAAGTTGCGGAGACACTTTGGTCCCTAAAAAACCGGAGCCAAAAGAATTTTCAGATGAATTGCCTACGATAGAGGAATCAGCGCCTTAGAGACACAGAGTTTCGAAGAGTCGCTGAGTTTTTTCACGCAGAGGCGCAGAGACGCGAAGGGTTTAACTCGGATTATATTGATTTACGATCCTATGAATCCCATCTTTCATTAATGCCATTCCGAAATTTAATAAAATCCCTACCGGATTGTTCATTAAT includes the following:
- a CDS encoding HEAT repeat domain-containing protein; amino-acid sequence: MVLFFTLYFGGNIFAEEQKDPFKESVLSKGRSQARAISEIKSKNRLDLVKELPKIISEPEAREDSIFASLALFSELEDLDSLAPYWANELDTVFKITRNIEIQTRILELADRKKEKRLIYAVIAGLTHTDFEVRQSSYRYVQGIKDDRAMPHVLDLAVSNNPVYREYFLESAIWIKDERVQNLINKFATDDIPALRRRFFTVLNKNNIPDNRGNIPRMAAADPDEDVRLHGLEILKNRKSRQYISLFYKGITEPNPDLRKICTEALFYLNDKQGAKSVSEQLVKETVPGLKARLIDLLLELGAHGGGQGLLTVLDGDKDPGLRSRAAEVMGKLGFNPGTNELKRIFEKEKVNEVKLSLLKALGELKDKTSVPALISFASNNKKEYLPLRLQAVDTVRIIGDPECLPALFDAYVIEKTPEVKSEMEKAVREIISIKVSK
- a CDS encoding tetratricopeptide repeat protein — encoded protein: MENPIRKNRIFLETEEPKPSYYYGDEPEEFRPRRHYNPTAFAWGALAASLLLLIGLAIWYSFFREGKPGFGTGVADGKSPLMPKGSLAQELQRPYLPDGTNNPLLTKCVTLYKQNYRKQSFDYCTEFLTGPATSQEKSLALTVLGVIYDEDGRFPQAIDSLQKAITLDGNNVYAYYNLTLAYAHSGQNSAARSTALKAREIAPNDPRIALMAGNLFNEINDPDAAIDAYKQGLSSSPDDPYLTYNLALSYFKKGEIPQAEEHFKLVVMRARGGKLAALSNSYLGNISYNRGDYVSAEHYFREAATITPNDAKALYNLSIVLKKNGKLEESVKYLELANQAGSNDPELFRSIAEGFEQLNQGEQSINALQKGLKYNPNNLDLLFQLAETYYNKGDLLAAEETYRRIVDSTPGDSFTETALLNLGVVLDQMERYGEAITYLNRVLDLNPKNAKAYYNLGLVYKHTGNGTQAIENFRKASYLDPDDIKPKEALGDYYLENKFYREAIEEYSALFKQKEDYYKVALKLAEAYMGTGESSSAEKILLQVLNRSRNSNEIKQAHKKLALLYNKSKDPDMKNRAKDEAYRSAHMDPEDYEGRLVLSKILLDSNSVLDREKAIEELTSIVRSEVKPKTASTAYNYLGVAFYKNGEYKKAVRSFQNAIDLDPSNTEAYDNKRAATAALEDSSKRDGLF
- the nusB gene encoding transcription antitermination factor NusB; this encodes MSSSRRKSREIALMALYQLELVNSALSEVLKFRWYDKKIETEERDFAISIINGVVKNAETIDTLIKKYSRNWDFARISPVNKCILRLSIYGLLHSKEIPPRVTIDEAVELTKEFESENSVPFINGILDSILQYETNRYGKPDPQEPNLPGDGRT
- the ribH gene encoding 6,7-dimethyl-8-ribityllumazine synthase, with translation MPQELKAKLDGKGQKHCIVVSRFNEFIVESLLKGSIDGLHATGVEDKDITVVRIPGAYELPIVVSKAAQSKKYDSIICLGAVIRGATAHFDFVAGESAKVGSIGVQHSVPVIFGVLTTDTIEQAIERAGTKAGNKGYEAALTAVEMTNLLKLL
- a CDS encoding tetratricopeptide repeat protein — its product is MATGKEASKSKFCIFLILLGVQVFTLSSCETIRSFWKPKDAFIKSLDLPDWVLESSIKLRIFNDSPNVINPEDAMPEDDIASYGNQLRVLLAVSPAAMRDIYEMAGCLDGSDLIKVRGNKMTDSGEDIWFGLCKSGAQDAIVFRVLEMGNNQLYYLYEEELIKTWDESKKNAKTNPDKSMRLATKIIEHEPAHPGARRLLGSLYLKNGYCPGAVRNYRIYLRILPHSAEKSKIDSLLKKSCGDTLVPKKPEPKEFSDELPTIEESAP